AAGGTCGAGTCTGTAGGGTGTGTTTGCTTTGAAGGGCTGTTTCTTGACGTTGCCCACTGCGTTCAAAGCACCGCATGCCAGATCCTCTAGGACGAACCTGGACCGGAGATGTTGGCAGAATCTCTCAACAACACATGCGGGAAAGTGAGACGTTGGACGATGAATTGCCTTGTTGAACGGCAAGGAACCGTGGCGAGCCGGAACGTTTCTTCAACCTTCCGATTGGATTGCCGCCACCATCTTGAGATGAAGACTGTGATGGGCGGCGCAAAGGCATCCGCACCAGGAGATACCTTGAACAGATGCAGAGCGCCTACCTTGTACTACGGATGGTCTGGCACTATGTTTCTCGTGACGTTCGCCATCTTACCCATATACCGAGGCAAAGTCCGTCTTCGTGATCAATATAAAAGGGTTACTGGCGTGAGCTTATGCTTGGAGATTGCCCAAAGATATCACGGTCTATCATCTATCCCTTGCAGCTTTCAATCACCGCTATCCGACTTGGTATATCCATAGCTCATCCAATTGCCCTTCCAAAGTGAGCACCCCTCGCGTGGCAGCTGGCTTGGGTTTCAAACCCGCAGAGCCAGAGTTCACTTGTCTCTCGATCCAACCCACAATGAAGACCGAGCTCAACATTTTCCTGGctttggccttcttcttcgccattGTCCAGGCATCTCCAGCGGGTGTCAATGTCGCAAGTATCCCCGTTGTCGAGGTGGACGCCGTGGATTACACCTCATCGACGGTCGACATCGCGGTCAGGGGCGAGAAGAGCGACGCAGCCAATCTGCAGGGCACGCAGGATCTCACGCTATCGATGGTCGACGACCCAGCCAAGTTGTCTCTCTGGTGCCCGAACGACAACTGGGTGTACTACTACAATTGGGGACCGTAGGCTTTTCTCCTGACCCAACCGAGTTGTCCCTGATGCTTTCCATTGGCTCACTGCTGACACTTTTGTTTCTCTCTCAGTCTGGTTGATTTGGTGTGCGATCAATGGGACAACTCCTTGAAGGCCAGCTTCTCAGCCTTGATACCCGAATCAGTCTACTTGGTAGACAGGGCCAAGTCTGTCACACTGGGATGGACGCCGTCCTTGGGAGGCAACTGCAATGGGACCTGCAAGCAGGTCTTCAATGCCATGCGCAGTATGAAGGGTTGTGAGTGGACGGTTTCTTACCCTCTTGACGGCACCGACCGCCTTCCCTCACCCTCCCGACTGACCTTCCGATTGACCTCCCTACGCAGGCAAGGCCGAAGAGTTCTGGATGAAGGAGATGATCAATATGACGTACGAAGGCTGCGGAGTGGCGTCGTGGAAGTACCAATATCAACCGACGTCGCCGCTCAAGCACGGCTCCGGGCTCTGCTGgctcgagaaggacgaggtcAAGACGTACGAGCCCAAGGCGAACGTCTTTGAGCGGTTCTGCCACGAGGCCGTCTACGAGCTCAGGCAAAAGGGGGGCTGGGAGTTCATGAACGAGCGGGCGAGGATCGGGTACTACTGGACGGACTACAACCGCAAGGTGGCGCACTCGGGCAACAGCTCACAGTACTTCGACATGGGCATGGTGCACGTCTGGATCAAGGCGCCGCAGAACATCATCCCGTGCCCGACCAAGGGCAGATACGGCGACCACATGAttgaagacgaggagaacGGTCTCACTCATGAGCTGTGCGTGAAGCATCTCAACACACTCCAGAACATGGATTGTAAGTGTCCCCTTCTTTCATTTTTTTCCATGGAAGAGTTGTTCGGGGGGTTCGGGAGACAGATGCTGATGACTGGATCTCCGCACAGGCGGGCAGCCGTTGGGAACAAGCCAGGGAGGGCGATACTGGGCGGATTGCTTCGAGTGGGGGATCGAGGCAAGCGGATACAACGCCCTGCAGATTTCCGGTTGAGAGAGTTGGGTTGAGCGGTCACACTGGTTAGGCAGTAGAATGATGTGAGACTGCTGGGGATGTTGTCTTGAAGGCTTGTTGGCTCGTGGCGATGTGGAATGAGTTGGAAACCTGGGACGGACGACAGACAAGACTTACTTATCCGGGTTTGGAGTTTACACGAAAGGCTGGATCCTTTGAAAGGTAGTTCAGAACCCAAAATGAACCCTCAATCATATTGAGCGATGAGGCCGTCGGTTTTTACATGATGCCCATGTCGCGGGTGTAGTTGGATAGCGGGCAAGGTGATACTCGGCCGATGATAAAGGGGAAGCATTGCATATACGGCCCTTGGCGTTCTCAACTCGAATGtggagagtgagagtgagagatAGGCTGGCGGAGAACTCTTCGGGAAGAATGAGCGGGCGCGGTTGACTGGAAATGGGAATAGCCGATTTCGACAGGTCACACGTGGCTCTTGAAGTGTCCCCGGACTCGAGTAAATCAACAAGCAATTAACCGTATTGCCTAAGATCATGAGACTCAATATGAGATTCAATCAAGATGAAGACAGGCAAACAGCTCAGATGAAAAGTGAGTGTCATTGACGAACACAGGACAAGGCACGTGACGCCAGCGCCAGTTCTGAGTCCAGATCCGAGGCTCATCCGAGAACACAGCGGACAATGGACGCTAGCGCCGAAAGAAGCAAGGTGCCCCACGTTTGGTTCCTTCCTTTCCCGAGCCCAGTGACAGTGGGCAGGAAAGAACCGCGAGGGGAGGCTGCGCGCAGTGTCTCTTTCCCGCGGATGTCACAGGTTCTTGCTGTCCTCCATTCTTCCGACCGCCCGGAAGAGAACAGAGTGGGGTGGTTGCTGACATTTCAGCCAATAAGAGACCTGAAAACGGTCGAAAAAGCTGGGACCAAGCCACATACGAAATCTGGGCTTTTTGCTTTTTGGGGCGAAAACAGCGGGAAGAGCGCAGGCGGGTGggtgaaaaaaaaaaaaaaaggtctGCTGTACCTGTAGCCTTAGCCTGTGTCGGCCTGTACTTTGACCGCGTACCGCTCCCAGACTGAACTAGGTGTACCTTGGCTTTTGCGGCATTTGACAGGAACATCGACCACCTCGAAATTccactctttttttcttaATTCTTCCACTCCCCAACTCCCCCGATCTCCGAACAATATCTCCAGCTCCGCGAATACCCTCACGAGGCACTCACGACCGTCACGATGCTTTCCCGAGGATCCGCCCGCACTGCGCAGGTACGTCTGTTGTCGCTCCGTCCCCAATTGGGGTCTTCTCGCCTCTATCCGCATTGTGCTGCGTTGCCCCCCAGCCGTGATGtgttttctctctttctctctgttCTCTGCGTGTGTGCTTCGTGtttgaagaggaagaggagggatTTCGTGGGAGAAAGATGAAAGGGAAAGAGGATATCGGTGGCGCAACGAACCCGACCATGGCGAATCTTACAAGAAAAGACGTCGGGGACACGCAGGATGCACACActtccccctcccacctCTAGCTACATCAACACACACATACCAGACCAAAACACACAGACAGCCGGCTAACGATGCTCCCCTCGACAGATTCTGCGCACCGCGCAGCCCGCGCGCGCCTACGCCACGGTCGGCTCCGACATCTTCAAGCCCACCAAGTTCGGCGGCAAGTACACGGTTACCCTGATCCCCGGTGACGGTATCGgtgccgaggtcgccgagagCGTCAAGACCATCTTCAAGGCCGACAACGTCCCCATCGAGTGGGAGCAGGTCGATGTCTCGGGTctcagcaccaccaccccccagAAGACCGAGGACCTCTTCCGCGAGTCCGTCGCCTCCCTCCGCCGCAACAAGCTCGGCCTCAAGGGTATCCTGCACACCCCCATCGAGCGCTCTGGCCACCAGTCCTTCAACGTTGCCATGCGCCAGGAGCTCGACATCTACGCTTCCATCTCCCTCATCAAGAACATCCCCGGCTACCAGACCCGccacgagggcgtcgacctcgccatcatccgTGAGAACACCGAGGGCGAGTACTCGGGCCTCGAGCACCAGTCCGtccccggcgtcgtcgagtcCCTCAAGATCATCACCCGCGCCAAGTCGGAGCGCATCGCAAAGTTCGCCTTCAacttcgccctcgccaacaACCGCAAGAAGGTCACCTGCATCCACAAGGCCAACATCATGAAGCTGGCCGACGGTCTCTTCCGCTCCACCTTCCACCGCGTCGCCAACGACTACCCCACCCTCGAGGTCAACGACATGATTGTCGACAACGCCTCCATGCAGGCCGTCAGCAAGCCCCAGCAGTTCGACGTCATGGTCATGCCTAACCTTTACGGAGGTATCCTGTCCAACATTGGCGctgccctcgtcggcggtgccggcaTCGTCCCCGGCTGCAACATGGgccgcgacgtcgccgtcttcgagcCCGGCTGCCGTCACGTTGGTCTCGAcatcaagggcaaggacCAGGCCAACCCCACCGCTCTGATCCTGTCCGGCTCCAtgctcctccgccacctcggcctcgacgaccacGCCAACCGCATCTCCCAGGCCATCTACGGCGTCATTGCCGACGGGTAAGTTTGATGATGCTTCTCTTGGGGTGGAAAAGTCGTCCAATGCTAACAACCGCACAGCAAGGTCCGCACCCGTGACATGGGCGGTGATGCCACCACCCACCAGTTCACCAAGGCCATCCTCGACAAGATGGACACCTTGTAAATTGCCAGCTACATTaccacacacgcacacaaacgcaaacacacacacatccaCGCCTTACCCTCTGTAGCTATTTAAGAAACACCTACTTCGGCGCCCCGAAGCCCCATTCCTCACGAGAACCTCCGCCGTCCCTTCTTGCCTCGCCATCAGACTCGATTTTCTTTTTCATGCCGAATGACGCGGAGACTGGGCGACGGAGATAGAT
This sequence is a window from Colletotrichum higginsianum IMI 349063 chromosome 8, whole genome shotgun sequence. Protein-coding genes within it:
- a CDS encoding Isocitrate dehydrogenase [NAD] subunit, mitochondrial codes for the protein MLSRGSARTAQILRTAQPARAYATVGSDIFKPTKFGGKYTVTLIPGDGIGAEVAESVKTIFKADNVPIEWEQVDVSGLSTTTPQKTEDLFRESVASLRRNKLGLKGILHTPIERSGHQSFNVAMRQELDIYASISLIKNIPGYQTRHEGVDLAIIRENTEGEYSGLEHQSVPGVVESLKIITRAKSERIAKFAFNFALANNRKKVTCIHKANIMKLADGLFRSTFHRVANDYPTLEVNDMIVDNASMQAVSKPQQFDVMVMPNLYGGILSNIGAALVGGAGIVPGCNMGRDVAVFEPGCRHVGLDIKGKDQANPTALILSGSMLLRHLGLDDHANRISQAIYGVIADGKVRTRDMGGDATTHQFTKAILDKMDTL